In the genome of Xanthobacteraceae bacterium, one region contains:
- a CDS encoding YegP family protein: MAYKFEIYKDKAGEYRVRFKASNGETMLASEGYKSKSSAQNCIESVKKNASSATTEDNS; this comes from the coding sequence ATGGCGTACAAATTCGAGATTTATAAAGACAAGGCGGGCGAATACCGCGTGCGTTTCAAGGCGTCGAACGGCGAGACCATGCTCGCCAGCGAAGGCTACAAGAGTAAGTCGAGCGCGCAGAACTGCATCGAGTCCGTGAAGAAGAACGCTTCCAGCGCAACAACCGAAGACAATTCGTAA
- a CDS encoding plasmid stabilization protein: protein MPRGDKSAYTDKQKRKAGYIEESYKKRGMSEKEAEARAWAIVNKIHGGGEKSGSGRGKPENTEVYKKGGRLGGAAAAKRSKKAKSSSAKKAAKTRARKKAGSRKKRKTTARKRKSKRA, encoded by the coding sequence ATGCCGAGAGGCGACAAGTCGGCTTACACCGACAAGCAGAAACGCAAGGCAGGATATATCGAGGAAAGCTACAAGAAACGCGGCATGTCCGAGAAGGAAGCGGAAGCGCGCGCGTGGGCCATCGTGAACAAGATCCACGGCGGCGGCGAGAAAAGCGGCTCCGGGCGCGGCAAGCCGGAGAATACCGAGGTCTACAAGAAGGGCGGCCGCCTTGGCGGCGCAGCGGCTGCAAAGCGTTCGAAGAAAGCGAAATCCAGTTCGGCGAAGAAGGCCGCGAAGACCAGAGCGCGGAAAAAAGCAGGATCGCGAAAGAAGAGAAAGACCACCGCCCGAAAGCGCAAAAGCAAACGCGCTTGA
- a CDS encoding PRC-barrel domain-containing protein, with product MAHNPQTRSTHDLIESDRVVGTNVYRSDGTKIGSIERVMIDKYSGQAAYAVMSFGGFLGLGHDHYPIPWAKLDYNSKLGGYEVNISDEELKAAPHFDPGKEYSWDTVQGAKIYSHYGVPMYWV from the coding sequence ATGGCGCATAACCCGCAAACCCGGTCCACCCACGATCTGATCGAGAGCGACCGCGTGGTAGGCACCAATGTCTATCGCTCCGACGGCACCAAGATCGGTTCCATCGAGCGCGTGATGATCGACAAATATTCGGGGCAGGCGGCCTACGCGGTGATGAGCTTCGGCGGCTTCCTCGGCCTCGGCCACGATCACTACCCGATCCCGTGGGCCAAGCTCGACTACAACTCGAAGCTCGGCGGCTACGAGGTGAACATCAGCGACGAAGAACTGAAAGCCGCCCCGCACTTCGATCCGGGCAAGGAATATTCCTGGGACACGGTACAGGGCGCGAAAATCTACAGCCACTACGGCGTGCCGATGTATTGGGTGTAA
- a CDS encoding LysR family transcriptional regulator: MAPSLPPLNGLRLFESSARLLSFKRAAEELHLTPSAVSHGIQSLEQWLDVMLFVRTPKGLTLTPEGAHYYKKVQAGLALLAEGTAQISPRLNRILRITAAPTFATRMLLPWLSEFRQAHPDIAVAVDTSRECIDLDGMQADVAIRVGDGSWPGLAADELLRERLIPVCAPHRLAEFAGRELCELPLIHVVTVSEDWQYWAETTGRKLSPLQIGLRFDTLQMAFDAAAQGLGVAIGRRPLIDTEIRAGRLTPLFEEEAICKSAHWLLSRHTRDAAVQTFRSWMKSRTASAMSN; this comes from the coding sequence ATGGCCCCGTCCCTGCCGCCGCTGAACGGGCTGCGCCTGTTCGAATCTTCCGCGCGGCTCCTGAGCTTCAAGCGCGCCGCGGAAGAACTGCACCTCACGCCGAGCGCGGTCAGCCACGGCATCCAGTCGCTCGAACAATGGCTGGACGTGATGCTTTTCGTCCGGACCCCGAAGGGACTGACGCTCACGCCGGAGGGCGCGCACTACTACAAGAAAGTGCAGGCCGGTCTCGCGCTGCTTGCTGAGGGCACGGCGCAAATATCGCCGCGCCTGAACCGGATCCTGCGCATCACGGCGGCGCCGACCTTCGCCACGCGCATGCTGCTACCGTGGCTTTCGGAATTCAGGCAGGCGCATCCCGATATCGCGGTCGCGGTCGATACTTCGCGCGAATGCATCGACCTCGACGGCATGCAGGCAGATGTCGCGATCCGTGTCGGCGATGGAAGCTGGCCGGGACTGGCCGCCGACGAATTGCTGCGCGAGCGCCTGATTCCCGTCTGCGCGCCGCACCGGCTGGCGGAATTCGCGGGACGCGAACTCTGCGAACTGCCGCTGATCCACGTCGTCACGGTTTCGGAAGACTGGCAATACTGGGCGGAAACGACGGGGAGAAAACTCTCGCCGCTGCAGATCGGTTTGCGCTTCGACACGCTGCAAATGGCGTTCGATGCGGCGGCACAGGGTCTCGGCGTCGCGATAGGGCGCAGGCCGCTGATCGATACCGAGATTCGCGCAGGCAGACTGACGCCGCTGTTCGAGGAAGAAGCGATCTGCAAATCCGCGCACTGGCTCCTGAGCCGGCATACGCGCGACGCCGCCGTGCAGACATTTCGTTCGTGGATGAAATCCCGCACCGCTTCGGCGATGAGCAACTGA
- a CDS encoding enoyl-CoA hydratase/isomerase family protein: MRPNSGGPALLEVRGPIATITLNRPSKLNAIDESMIERLLGYLDFAEFESGIRAVILTGAGTRAFSAGADIAELRKTVHAGTGAAVRDFVRRGQGLTRRIENFRKPVIAAVNGLAYGGGCEIVEACQLAVAAEGAAFAKPEIKLGFAPPFGGSQRLPRLIGRKRALQMILTGEQIPARAAQEIGLINEICTADTLLDSARSLARKVIRHTPDAVRACLHSVTRGINLSIDEGLAVEASEFERMAGTDDVVAGIQQFLGKRGGDAGATEQFLAPISDVGKG, translated from the coding sequence ATGCGACCAAACTCCGGCGGGCCTGCACTTCTGGAAGTACGCGGACCGATCGCCACCATCACGCTGAACCGGCCTTCCAAGCTGAACGCAATCGACGAGTCGATGATCGAACGGCTGCTGGGCTATCTGGATTTCGCCGAGTTCGAATCCGGCATCCGCGCGGTTATCCTGACGGGTGCGGGCACGCGCGCTTTCAGTGCCGGCGCCGACATCGCCGAATTGCGCAAGACCGTGCATGCCGGCACCGGAGCGGCGGTGCGGGATTTCGTGCGACGCGGCCAGGGGCTTACCCGGCGCATCGAGAATTTCCGCAAGCCGGTGATCGCGGCGGTGAACGGGCTGGCCTATGGCGGCGGCTGTGAGATCGTCGAGGCTTGCCAGCTTGCGGTCGCGGCCGAAGGCGCAGCCTTCGCGAAGCCTGAAATCAAACTCGGTTTCGCGCCGCCGTTCGGCGGCAGCCAGCGCCTGCCGCGCCTGATCGGCAGGAAGCGCGCGCTCCAGATGATCCTCACCGGCGAGCAGATCCCGGCGCGGGCCGCGCAGGAAATCGGTCTGATCAACGAGATCTGCACGGCCGATACTTTGCTCGATTCGGCGCGCTCGCTGGCGCGCAAAGTCATCCGCCATACGCCCGACGCGGTGCGTGCCTGCCTGCACAGCGTCACGCGCGGCATCAATCTTTCCATCGACGAAGGGCTGGCGGTGGAGGCTTCCGAGTTTGAGCGCATGGCCGGGACCGACGACGTGGTTGCCGGTATTCAGCAGTTTTTGGGAAAGCGCGGCGGGGATGCTGGCGCGACCGAGCAGTTTCTTGCGCCGATTTCGGATGTCGGGAAGGGATAA
- the lepA gene encoding translation elongation factor 4, translating into MPTPIENIRNFSIVAHIDHGKSTLADRLIQLTGAMDAREMAGKEQVLDNMDIERERGITIKAQTVRLNYKAKNGQNYVLNLIDTPGHVDFAYEVNRSLAACEGSLLVVDASQGVEAQTLANVYQAIDNNHEIVPVLNKIDLPAAEPEKVKAQIEEVIGIDASGAIGISAKTGEGVPDVLEAIVEKLPAPKGDRNAPLKALLVDSWYDAYLGVVVLVRIIDGTMKKNQRIRMMGAKAAYDLDRVGVINPKKVEVDELGPGEIGFFTASIKEVADTRVGDTITDDRKPVDTPLAGFRPAQPVVFCGLFPVDAAEFENLRAAMSKLRLNDASFSFEMETSAALGFGFRCGFLGLLHLEIIQERLSREFDLELIATAPSVIYEIRMTNGDVMELHNPVDMPDVVKIEEIHEPWIKATILTPDEYLGSVIKLCQDRRGIQKNLSYVGARAMVEYELPLNEVVFDFYDRLKSISKGYASFDYKIEDRRAGDLVRLSILVNNEPVDALAMLVHRTRAEQRGRAMCEKLKELIPPHMFQVPIQAAIGGKVIARETVRALRKDVTAKCYGGDATRKRKLLEKQKEGKKKMRQYGKVDIPQEAFIAALKVDG; encoded by the coding sequence ATGCCCACACCCATCGAAAACATCCGCAATTTCTCCATCGTCGCGCATATCGACCACGGGAAATCCACCCTCGCCGACCGGCTGATCCAGCTCACCGGCGCGATGGACGCGCGCGAGATGGCGGGCAAGGAACAAGTGCTCGACAACATGGACATCGAGCGCGAGCGCGGCATCACCATCAAGGCGCAGACCGTGCGCCTGAACTACAAGGCGAAGAACGGCCAGAACTACGTCCTGAACCTCATCGACACGCCGGGCCATGTCGACTTCGCCTATGAAGTGAACCGCTCGTTAGCCGCCTGCGAAGGCTCGCTGCTCGTGGTCGATGCAAGCCAGGGCGTGGAAGCCCAGACGCTCGCCAACGTCTATCAGGCCATCGACAACAACCACGAGATCGTGCCGGTCCTAAACAAGATCGACCTGCCCGCCGCCGAACCGGAAAAGGTGAAGGCGCAGATCGAGGAAGTCATCGGCATCGACGCTTCGGGTGCGATCGGCATTTCCGCCAAGACCGGCGAAGGCGTGCCGGACGTGCTGGAAGCCATCGTCGAAAAACTTCCCGCGCCGAAGGGCGACCGCAACGCGCCGCTGAAAGCGCTGCTGGTGGATAGCTGGTACGACGCCTATCTCGGCGTCGTGGTGCTGGTGCGCATCATCGACGGCACCATGAAGAAGAACCAGCGCATCCGCATGATGGGCGCGAAAGCGGCCTACGATCTGGACCGCGTCGGCGTCATCAATCCGAAGAAGGTCGAGGTGGACGAACTCGGCCCCGGCGAGATCGGTTTCTTCACGGCATCCATTAAAGAAGTCGCGGACACGCGCGTCGGCGACACCATCACCGACGACCGCAAGCCGGTCGATACGCCGCTCGCGGGTTTCCGCCCGGCGCAGCCGGTGGTGTTCTGCGGCCTGTTCCCGGTCGATGCCGCGGAGTTCGAGAATCTCCGCGCAGCAATGTCGAAGCTGCGCCTGAACGATGCGAGTTTCTCGTTCGAGATGGAAACGTCCGCCGCGCTCGGCTTCGGTTTCCGTTGCGGGTTCCTCGGCCTCCTGCATCTCGAAATCATTCAGGAGCGCCTGTCGCGCGAGTTCGACCTCGAACTGATCGCGACCGCGCCGTCGGTGATCTACGAAATCCGCATGACCAACGGCGACGTGATGGAACTGCACAATCCGGTGGACATGCCGGACGTGGTGAAGATCGAGGAAATCCACGAACCGTGGATCAAGGCGACGATTCTCACTCCCGACGAATATCTCGGCTCGGTCATCAAGCTCTGTCAGGACCGGCGCGGCATCCAGAAGAACCTGTCCTATGTCGGCGCGCGCGCGATGGTGGAATACGAACTGCCGCTGAACGAAGTGGTGTTCGATTTCTACGACCGGCTGAAATCCATCTCGAAGGGCTACGCCTCGTTCGACTACAAGATCGAGGACCGCCGCGCGGGCGACCTCGTGCGGCTTTCGATCCTCGTCAACAACGAGCCGGTCGATGCGCTCGCGATGCTGGTGCATCGCACCCGCGCCGAACAGCGCGGCCGCGCCATGTGCGAGAAGCTGAAAGAACTGATCCCGCCGCACATGTTCCAGGTGCCGATCCAGGCCGCGATTGGCGGCAAGGTGATCGCGCGCGAAACGGTGCGAGCGCTCCGCAAGGACGTGACGGCGAAGTGCTACGGCGGCGACGCCACCCGCAAGCGCAAACTTCTGGAAAAGCAGAAGGAAGGCAAAAAGAAAATGCGCCAGTACGGGAAGGTAGATATTCCGCAAGAGGCGTTTATTGCGGCGCTGAAAGTGGATGGGTAG
- a CDS encoding N-acetyltransferase: MKSPPRIRPALETDLPAILAIYNDAVENTTAIWNETPADLANRKAWFAERTGKGFPVLVAERESVIGYGSFGDFRPFEGYRVTVEHSVYVAKEARGHGAGEALLAALIAEAQRMDKHNMIGGIDASNTPSLALHVKFGFEEVGRMPGVGEKFGRPLDLVLMQKVL; the protein is encoded by the coding sequence ATGAAATCACCCCCCAGGATTCGCCCGGCGCTGGAGACCGACCTGCCCGCGATTCTCGCGATCTATAACGACGCGGTCGAGAACACGACCGCGATCTGGAACGAGACCCCTGCCGACCTCGCGAATCGCAAGGCCTGGTTCGCCGAGCGGACGGGGAAGGGCTTCCCGGTGCTGGTCGCGGAACGCGAGAGCGTGATCGGCTACGGTTCGTTCGGGGATTTTCGCCCCTTCGAGGGCTATCGCGTCACCGTCGAGCACTCGGTCTATGTCGCGAAGGAAGCGCGTGGACACGGCGCGGGTGAGGCCTTGCTCGCGGCGCTGATCGCCGAAGCGCAGCGCATGGACAAGCACAACATGATCGGCGGCATCGACGCCTCGAACACACCGTCGCTCGCACTGCATGTGAAGTTCGGCTTCGAGGAAGTCGGCCGCATGCCCGGTGTCGGCGAGAAGTTCGGCCGCCCGCTCGATCTCGTGCTGATGCAGAAGGTGCTGTGA
- a CDS encoding class II glutamine amidotransferase, which translates to MCRWIAYRGEKTALERYVTAPDHSLIHQSLHALESEGATNGDGFGLGWYTHRESEPGIYREIRPAWSDDNVRNLCRHIRSKLFFAHIRASTGTATTRPNCHPFSYGPWMFMHNGQIGEWPLIRRQVESLIDDRFYSRRFGTTDSEAVFLAMLSAGLENDPVGATARTLATVTDFVKKSGTQKPVRFTAALSDGKNLFAFRYASDDTATSLYYRDIGDAALIVSEPLDMDRTFWKAVPANHLIIASEGKKLTLQPFAVEPPQLRAVG; encoded by the coding sequence ATGTGCCGCTGGATTGCCTATCGGGGCGAAAAGACCGCGCTGGAGCGCTATGTCACCGCGCCTGACCACTCGCTGATCCACCAGAGCCTGCATGCGCTCGAATCCGAGGGCGCCACCAACGGCGACGGCTTCGGCCTCGGCTGGTATACGCACCGCGAATCCGAGCCGGGCATCTACCGCGAAATCCGTCCTGCATGGTCGGACGACAACGTGCGCAATCTCTGCCGCCACATCCGCTCCAAACTTTTCTTCGCGCATATCCGCGCCTCGACCGGCACCGCGACCACGCGGCCGAACTGCCATCCGTTTTCCTATGGCCCGTGGATGTTCATGCATAACGGCCAGATCGGCGAATGGCCGCTGATCCGCCGTCAGGTGGAAAGCCTGATCGACGACAGGTTCTATTCGCGCCGTTTCGGCACCACCGACTCGGAAGCCGTGTTTCTCGCGATGCTCTCCGCCGGACTTGAAAACGATCCGGTCGGCGCGACTGCGCGCACGCTCGCAACCGTCACTGATTTCGTGAAGAAAAGCGGCACGCAAAAGCCGGTACGCTTCACCGCGGCGCTCTCGGACGGGAAAAACCTGTTCGCGTTCCGCTACGCATCCGACGACACCGCGACCTCGCTTTATTATCGCGACATCGGCGATGCCGCGCTGATCGTGTCGGAACCGCTCGACATGGACCGCACGTTCTGGAAAGCGGTGCCGGCCAACCACCTGATCATCGCCAGCGAAGGCAAGAAGCTTACGCTGCAGCCGTTCGCGGTGGAGCCGCCGCAGCTAAGAGCTGTGGGCTGA
- the ahcY gene encoding adenosylhomocysteinase, which produces MTAALKAVANDYIVADIGLAEFGRKELSLAETEMPGLMATREEYGPKQPLKGARIAGSLHMTIQTGVLIETLKALGADIRWVSCNIYSTQDHAAAAIAAAGIPVFAKKGETLKEYWDYTAMLFDWHGGGHPNMILDDGGDATMYVHLGLRAENGDTAFLDKPGSEEEEVFFALLKKQLKEKPKGYFKAIADSIKGVSEETTTGVHRLYDMQKAGTLLWPAINVNDSVTKSKFDNLYGCRESLVDGIRRGTDVMMSGKVAFVAGFGDVGKGSAASLRQAGCRVLVSEIDPICALQAAMEGYEVVTIEDALPRADIYVTATGNKDIITLEHMRGMKDRAIVCNIGHFDNEIQVAQLKNFKWTNIKPQVDEIEFSSGKRIILLSEGRLVNLGNAMGHPSFVMSASFTNQTLAQIELYANNKDGKYKKEVYVLPKSLDEKVARLHLAKIGVKLTQLRPDQAAYIGVKQEGPYKTDHYRY; this is translated from the coding sequence ATGACCGCTGCGTTGAAGGCCGTCGCCAATGATTACATCGTCGCCGATATCGGCCTCGCCGAATTCGGCCGCAAAGAACTTTCGCTGGCCGAAACCGAAATGCCGGGCCTGATGGCTACCCGCGAGGAATACGGTCCGAAGCAGCCGCTGAAGGGCGCGCGCATCGCCGGCTCGCTGCACATGACAATCCAGACCGGCGTCCTGATCGAGACGCTGAAGGCGCTCGGCGCCGACATCCGCTGGGTTTCGTGCAACATCTATTCGACGCAGGACCACGCGGCGGCCGCTATCGCCGCTGCCGGCATTCCGGTGTTCGCCAAGAAGGGCGAGACGCTGAAAGAATATTGGGATTACACCGCGATGCTGTTCGACTGGCACGGCGGCGGTCACCCCAACATGATCCTCGACGACGGCGGCGACGCCACCATGTACGTCCATCTCGGCCTGCGCGCGGAGAACGGCGACACCGCGTTCCTCGACAAGCCCGGCTCGGAAGAAGAGGAAGTTTTCTTCGCGCTGCTGAAAAAGCAGCTCAAGGAAAAGCCGAAAGGCTACTTCAAGGCGATCGCCGACAGCATCAAGGGCGTCTCGGAAGAAACCACCACCGGCGTGCATCGTCTCTACGACATGCAGAAGGCGGGCACGCTGCTGTGGCCCGCGATCAACGTCAACGACTCGGTCACGAAGTCGAAGTTCGACAACCTCTATGGCTGCCGTGAATCGCTGGTCGACGGCATCCGCCGCGGCACCGACGTCATGATGTCGGGCAAGGTCGCGTTCGTCGCGGGCTTCGGCGACGTCGGCAAGGGTTCGGCAGCTTCGCTCCGTCAGGCCGGCTGCCGCGTGCTGGTTTCCGAAATCGATCCGATCTGCGCCTTGCAGGCGGCGATGGAAGGCTACGAAGTCGTCACCATCGAGGACGCACTGCCGCGCGCGGACATCTATGTCACCGCCACCGGCAACAAGGACATCATCACGCTCGAGCACATGCGCGGGATGAAGGATCGCGCCATCGTCTGCAACATCGGCCACTTCGATAACGAAATTCAGGTCGCGCAGCTCAAGAACTTCAAGTGGACCAACATCAAGCCGCAGGTCGACGAGATCGAGTTCTCGTCCGGCAAGCGCATCATCCTGCTTTCCGAAGGCCGCCTCGTGAACCTCGGCAACGCGATGGGCCATCCCTCGTTCGTGATGTCGGCTTCGTTCACGAACCAGACGCTCGCGCAGATCGAACTTTACGCGAACAACAAGGATGGCAAGTACAAGAAGGAAGTCTACGTGCTGCCGAAGTCGCTCGACGAGAAGGTCGCGCGCCTGCACCTCGCGAAGATCGGCGTGAAACTGACCCAGCTCCGTCCGGATCAGGCGGCTTACATCGGTGTGAAGCAGGAAGGCCCGTACAAGACGGACCACTACCGCTACTGA
- a CDS encoding MFS transporter, whose translation MSPLPEKHAGRIALAVVILLISLNLRPSITAVGPLIEYVRHDLKLSGALAGLLTTMPLLAFAFVSPWAPAIGRRLGMERAIFLALLLLSAGILLRSAPPVFALYAGAALLAGAIAIGNVLVPALIKRDFPDKIGVMTSVFATSMAVSGSLSAGIAVPIADTIYGGWRGSMAVWFAPAILTALFLLPRLRRAPPSPATAEAQVKHNVWRSKLAWQVTAFMGLQSMSFYVMLTWLPSILQGQGMSAANAGWMLAIFTALGIAVGFVLPPLMARLNDQRMLAAGASVLMMSGYAGMIFFPALTLLWALIVGVAVGTSFLLALSFFSLRAANAQQAAALSGMAQSVGYSVAAAGPVVFGALHDLTQGWRVPLAMVVVTSAVQTFLAWRAGRKAHVGDSSDTRL comes from the coding sequence TTGTCTCCTCTCCCCGAAAAGCACGCCGGCCGCATTGCCCTCGCGGTGGTCATCCTCCTGATCTCGCTGAACCTGCGGCCGTCGATCACGGCGGTCGGGCCGCTGATCGAATACGTGCGCCACGACCTGAAGCTCTCCGGCGCGCTCGCGGGATTGCTGACCACGATGCCGCTGCTCGCCTTCGCGTTCGTGTCGCCGTGGGCGCCCGCGATCGGCCGCAGGCTCGGCATGGAGCGCGCGATCTTCCTCGCGCTGCTCCTGCTCTCCGCCGGAATATTGCTGCGCTCAGCGCCGCCGGTATTCGCGCTCTATGCGGGCGCGGCACTGCTTGCGGGGGCCATCGCCATCGGCAACGTGCTGGTGCCCGCGCTGATCAAGCGCGACTTCCCCGACAAGATCGGTGTGATGACCAGCGTGTTCGCGACTTCGATGGCGGTGTCGGGTTCGCTCTCCGCCGGAATTGCCGTGCCGATCGCGGACACGATTTACGGCGGATGGCGCGGCTCGATGGCGGTTTGGTTCGCGCCCGCGATTCTGACGGCGCTGTTCCTGTTGCCGCGTCTGCGCCGCGCGCCGCCGTCTCCCGCAACGGCGGAAGCGCAGGTGAAGCATAATGTCTGGCGCTCGAAGCTGGCCTGGCAGGTGACGGCTTTCATGGGCCTGCAATCCATGAGCTTCTACGTGATGCTGACCTGGCTGCCGTCGATCTTGCAGGGGCAGGGCATGAGCGCGGCCAACGCGGGCTGGATGCTCGCGATCTTCACCGCGCTCGGCATCGCGGTCGGCTTCGTATTGCCGCCGCTGATGGCGCGGCTGAACGATCAGCGCATGCTGGCGGCGGGCGCGAGTGTGCTGATGATGAGCGGCTACGCCGGAATGATTTTCTTCCCGGCGCTGACCTTGCTCTGGGCGCTGATCGTCGGTGTCGCGGTGGGAACGAGTTTCCTTCTCGCGCTTTCCTTCTTCTCGCTGCGCGCGGCGAATGCGCAGCAGGCGGCCGCACTTTCGGGCATGGCGCAGTCGGTCGGCTATTCGGTTGCGGCGGCGGGGCCGGTCGTGTTCGGCGCGCTGCATGACCTGACGCAGGGCTGGCGCGTTCCGCTCGCGATGGTGGTGGTCACGTCTGCGGTGCAGACGTTCCTCGCGTGGCGCGCGGGCCGCAAGGCGCATGTCGGGGATTCGTCCGACACGCGCCTCTGA
- a CDS encoding TetR/AcrR family transcriptional regulator: MPEAGKPKKPYATAKPGRKPSPEKRAAIVHAARRLIARHGADSATTREIAALADTTERTLFKHFGSKDALIQEVIEQVSLSFMRDTAFRRVADSKPFSAAEFAAWHRDFLLERITAAEASRESYKILFGELLRDNAFRKRYGAKWMEQVFVPLSAHLHKMQRSGEIGKTQSPRALAGAFFSLNLGYLVSRYALAPEAGWNGKIDAATIASLFMAACGTKLQN, translated from the coding sequence ATGCCGGAAGCGGGAAAACCCAAAAAGCCGTATGCAACCGCGAAGCCGGGCCGGAAGCCCTCGCCGGAGAAACGCGCCGCGATCGTGCATGCGGCGCGCCGCCTGATCGCCCGGCATGGAGCCGATAGCGCCACCACGCGCGAGATCGCGGCACTCGCGGACACCACCGAGCGCACCCTGTTCAAGCATTTCGGCAGCAAGGATGCGCTGATCCAGGAAGTGATCGAGCAGGTCTCGCTGTCGTTCATGCGCGACACCGCTTTCCGGCGGGTCGCCGACAGCAAGCCATTTTCGGCTGCCGAGTTTGCCGCGTGGCATCGCGACTTTCTGCTCGAACGCATCACGGCCGCGGAAGCGTCGCGTGAAAGCTATAAAATCCTGTTCGGCGAATTGCTGCGCGATAACGCCTTCCGCAAGCGCTACGGCGCGAAATGGATGGAGCAGGTATTCGTGCCGCTATCGGCGCACCTGCATAAAATGCAGCGTTCCGGCGAGATCGGTAAGACGCAAAGCCCGCGCGCACTGGCAGGCGCGTTCTTCAGTCTCAATCTTGGCTATCTGGTTTCGCGCTATGCGCTGGCGCCGGAAGCCGGATGGAACGGCAAGATCGACGCCGCAACCATTGCTTCGCTTTTCATGGCGGCGTGCGGAACCAAGTTGCAGAATTGA
- a CDS encoding HPr family phosphocarrier protein: MPNGPIPAGAIAREFPVINKRGLHARASAKFVQLVEKFDAKVQVTRCGETVNGDSIMGLMMLAASPGTTIRVAATGAQAKEVVDALENLLATKFGEEE, translated from the coding sequence ATGCCGAACGGTCCGATCCCTGCCGGCGCAATCGCGCGCGAATTTCCGGTCATCAACAAGCGCGGCCTGCACGCGCGCGCTTCGGCGAAGTTCGTGCAACTGGTCGAGAAGTTCGACGCCAAGGTGCAGGTCACGCGCTGCGGCGAGACGGTGAACGGCGACTCGATCATGGGCCTGATGATGCTGGCCGCCAGCCCCGGCACCACCATCCGCGTCGCCGCGACCGGCGCGCAGGCGAAGGAAGTCGTCGACGCGCTGGAAAACCTGCTCGCCACGAAGTTCGGCGAGGAAGAGTAG
- a CDS encoding PTS sugar transporter subunit IIA: protein MIGLVLVTHGRLAAEFRAALEHVVGPQKQIESISIGPDDDIDGCRQQIVDAVRKVDSGGGVVILTDMFGGTPSNLAISVMNTPNVEVVAGINLPMLVKLAKIRDDVPLAQAVAHAQDAGRKYINIASRVLAGTGK from the coding sequence ATGATCGGTCTCGTCCTTGTCACTCATGGCCGGCTTGCCGCGGAATTCCGCGCAGCGCTGGAGCATGTCGTCGGCCCGCAGAAGCAGATCGAGAGCATCTCGATCGGCCCGGACGACGATATCGACGGCTGCCGCCAGCAAATCGTGGATGCCGTCCGCAAGGTGGATAGCGGCGGCGGCGTCGTGATCCTAACCGACATGTTCGGCGGCACGCCTTCCAACCTGGCGATCTCGGTGATGAATACGCCAAACGTGGAAGTCGTCGCCGGCATCAACCTGCCGATGCTCGTCAAGCTCGCGAAGATTCGCGACGACGTTCCGCTCGCGCAGGCGGTCGCCCACGCGCAGGACGCCGGCCGCAAATACATCAACATCGCGAGCCGCGTGCTCGCGGGAACAGGCAAATGA
- a CDS encoding HPr kinase/phosphatase C-terminal domain-containing protein translates to MIAGSKSVHATAILAGPRAILVRGPSGAGKSKLAWSLLQAAKDGRLLFAKLIADDRVQLTAMHGKLIAAAPASLAGKIELRGKGIEQVEHEPFGVVGLVIDLGVEDADRMPEPEMATVEILGVRLPRRAIPAGADPLPILMNALEQAG, encoded by the coding sequence ATGATTGCAGGAAGCAAAAGCGTACATGCAACGGCGATCCTCGCCGGGCCGCGCGCAATACTCGTTCGCGGACCGTCCGGCGCGGGGAAATCAAAACTCGCATGGTCGCTACTGCAGGCGGCAAAGGACGGGCGGCTTCTGTTCGCGAAACTGATCGCCGACGACCGCGTGCAACTGACCGCCATGCACGGAAAACTGATCGCGGCGGCGCCGGCCAGCCTCGCAGGCAAGATCGAATTGCGCGGCAAGGGGATCGAGCAGGTCGAGCATGAGCCGTTCGGCGTAGTCGGCCTTGTGATCGACCTGGGCGTCGAGGACGCAGACCGCATGCCTGAACCAGAAATGGCAACGGTCGAGATTCTGGGTGTCAGATTGCCGCGCCGTGCCATTCCGGCGGGCGCCGACCCCCTTCCGATACTAATGAACGCGCTGGAACAGGCGGGTTGA